The Iamia majanohamensis genome window below encodes:
- a CDS encoding ferritin-like domain-containing protein: protein MAIDDIRSSMRSNEEIIGRSDLDDAEAILAITTLDETATVHAVADHADAIFTWDYEKGARPALSKLYEKAKTSQWNGETDLPWDTAVDPEQAVREQNAAMNPGAESLVPPFDTTGTPLASWGEAEYLALGMEMQNHLLSQFMHGEQGALLCTAKIVETVPWIDAKYYAATQVVDEARHVEVFAKYLDTKLAGHYPVNAHLRMLLDDIIEDSRWDMTYLGMQIMVEGLALAAFGMMHQTTSEPLLKQLLRYVMSDEARHVAFGVLSLKEYYAELSASELRERQEFAFEAAVRMRDRFLQQEVWQRLDIDVAPLIPILRQDPGRILFQQLLFSKIVPNCKKLGLLDAGAPAGGKGWLRERFEEMDVIQFEDMVDTGEEYEALDAVAADRATAGA, encoded by the coding sequence GTGGCCATCGACGACATCCGCTCGAGCATGCGATCGAACGAGGAGATCATCGGCCGGTCCGACCTCGACGACGCCGAGGCGATCCTCGCCATCACCACCCTCGATGAGACCGCCACCGTCCACGCGGTGGCCGACCACGCCGACGCCATCTTCACCTGGGACTACGAGAAGGGCGCCCGACCGGCCCTCTCCAAGCTCTACGAGAAGGCCAAGACCTCGCAGTGGAACGGCGAGACCGACCTCCCCTGGGACACCGCCGTCGACCCCGAGCAGGCGGTGCGGGAGCAGAACGCGGCGATGAACCCGGGCGCCGAGAGCCTCGTGCCCCCGTTCGACACCACCGGCACCCCCCTCGCGTCCTGGGGCGAGGCCGAGTACCTGGCCCTGGGCATGGAGATGCAGAACCACCTGCTCAGCCAGTTCATGCACGGCGAGCAGGGCGCCCTGCTGTGCACGGCCAAGATCGTCGAGACGGTGCCGTGGATCGACGCCAAGTACTACGCCGCCACCCAGGTGGTCGACGAGGCCCGCCACGTCGAGGTCTTCGCCAAGTACCTCGACACCAAGCTCGCCGGCCACTACCCGGTGAACGCCCACCTCCGGATGCTCCTCGACGACATCATCGAGGACTCCCGGTGGGACATGACCTACCTGGGCATGCAGATCATGGTCGAGGGCCTGGCCCTGGCCGCCTTCGGGATGATGCACCAGACCACGTCCGAGCCCCTGCTCAAGCAGCTGCTCCGCTACGTGATGAGCGACGAGGCCCGCCACGTGGCCTTCGGCGTGCTCAGCCTGAAGGAGTACTACGCCGAGCTGTCGGCCTCGGAGCTGCGCGAGCGCCAGGAGTTCGCCTTCGAGGCCGCGGTGCGCATGCGCGACCGCTTCCTCCAGCAGGAGGTGTGGCAGCGCCTCGACATCGACGTCGCCCCCCTCATCCCCATCCTCCGCCAGGACCCGGGCCGCATCCTCTTCCAGCAGCTGCTGTTCTCCAAGATCGTGCCCAACTGCAAGAAGCTGGGCCTGCTCGACGCCGGCGCCCCCGCGGGCGGCAAGGGCTGGCTGCGCGAGCGCTTCGAGGAGATGGACGTCATCCAGTTCGAGGACATGGTCGACACCGGCGAGGAGTACGAGGCCCTCGACGCGGTGGCCGCTGACCGGGCCACCGCCGGCGCCTGA